A part of Herpetosiphon gulosus genomic DNA contains:
- a CDS encoding phosphoadenylyl-sulfate reductase, which yields MVMHATLPSREALTALDTQLTSQTPQAIVRWAIDHYFPNLALTCSFGGSSGMVLLDIALKIEPNLPVLVLDTGLLFSETYALVEQIEKHYGITVQYSRPRQTVAEQAATHGPELWGNNPDLCCKLRKVEPLKDVLAPYDAWLTALRRDQSSTRANTPVVSWNEKHQLVKICPLALWTERDIWRYIHANGVPYNPLLDQGYTSLGCHTCTSHPVNGDPRSGRWAGFNKTECGLHI from the coding sequence ATGGTCATGCACGCAACCCTGCCAAGCCGTGAGGCTCTGACAGCACTCGATACTCAATTAACGAGCCAAACTCCTCAAGCAATTGTGCGTTGGGCTATCGATCACTATTTTCCTAATCTAGCCCTGACGTGTTCGTTTGGCGGTTCATCTGGCATGGTGTTGCTCGATATTGCGCTCAAAATTGAGCCAAACTTGCCAGTGCTGGTGCTCGACACAGGCTTGCTGTTCAGCGAAACCTACGCTTTGGTTGAGCAAATTGAAAAGCATTATGGCATTACGGTGCAATATTCGCGCCCACGCCAAACTGTGGCTGAACAAGCCGCCACCCACGGCCCCGAACTTTGGGGCAACAACCCCGATTTGTGCTGCAAACTACGCAAGGTCGAGCCGCTCAAAGATGTGCTGGCTCCCTACGATGCTTGGTTAACTGCGCTGCGGCGCGACCAAAGCAGCACACGGGCAAATACTCCAGTAGTTTCTTGGAATGAAAAACATCAATTGGTTAAAATTTGCCCCTTAGCCTTATGGACGGAGCGCGATATTTGGCGCTACATTCATGCCAATGGTGTTCCTTATAACCCATTGTTGGATCAAGGCTACACCAGCCTCGGATGTCACACTTGTACAAGCCACCCTGTGAACGGTGACCCACGCAGCGGGCGCTGGGCTGGCTTCAACAAAACCGAGTGTGGACTCCATATCTAA
- the msrA gene encoding peptide-methionine (S)-S-oxide reductase MsrA — translation MTQQYALATLGGGCFWCLEAVFDDLQGIIRVESGYAGGHVANPTYEEICGKKTGHAEVVRLTYDPSVINFSQILDVFFTIHDPTTLNRQGYDVGPQYRSAIFYHDPEQKAVAEQTIAGLNASGQWSDPIVTEVTPINNYYEAEDYHQEYFAHNPFQPYCMAVVSPKVQKFRKEFSKQRKS, via the coding sequence ATGACTCAACAATATGCTTTGGCGACCCTCGGCGGGGGCTGTTTTTGGTGCTTAGAAGCGGTCTTTGATGATCTGCAAGGCATCATCAGGGTTGAATCGGGCTATGCTGGCGGCCATGTTGCCAACCCAACCTATGAGGAAATTTGCGGCAAAAAAACTGGCCATGCCGAAGTGGTGCGCTTAACCTATGATCCCAGCGTGATTAATTTCAGCCAAATTTTGGATGTCTTTTTTACCATCCATGATCCAACCACGCTTAATCGGCAAGGCTACGATGTTGGGCCACAATATCGCTCGGCGATCTTTTATCATGATCCTGAGCAAAAAGCGGTGGCTGAGCAAACGATTGCCGGATTAAATGCCAGCGGTCAATGGTCTGACCCGATTGTGACTGAAGTAACACCAATTAACAATTACTACGAAGCCGAAGATTATCACCAAGAATATTTTGCCCATAATCCCTTCCAACCATATTGTATGGCAGTCGTTTCGCCCAAGGTGCAGAAATTTCGCAAGGAATTTAGCAAGCAGCGGAAATCGTAG
- a CDS encoding PHB depolymerase family esterase produces MKRGWLIVLLLLGLLASFWSPQAASAGQWVTGSVTTSAGSRNYKLWVPTNYSATTPTALVVMLHGCTQTPDDFARGTEINALADSQTFLVLYPEQPTSSNTNRCWQWWDSQHQARGTGEPSIIAAMVSTIQASYNVDPSRRYITGISAGAAMSVIMGATYPDIFSAIGVVGGLEYKAATSVLNVSTAMQSGGPNPESQGLAAYQAISARSNLVRVIVVHGTADSVVTPINGQQVVQQWLTTNDYLDDTQRNNSVDATVDQTIAGTVPGGRSYTRTIYNNALNQPIIEHWAVNGMGHAWSGGSSAGSYTDPQGPKATNEFWRFFSQTAANPTPTVTPAPSVTSVPPTATPINPTATPLVPSPTPSNGQNLQFPSWGLEDGLVAQTSLGGYILIPSMYVGDSGSTSLRGMLSFDTSAIPDGATITSVNLTLAYEQSAIGTPWTGLGALVGDLNRGCLNLTCYLELSDFAAATTANNSMSFQQTPNGLNGTASAAGLNAINKQGRTQIRLRFENLTNGNVQADYLRIAGGEAMLTSYRPVLTVTYQP; encoded by the coding sequence ATGAAACGAGGATGGCTGATCGTTCTACTCTTACTTGGTCTTTTGGCAAGTTTTTGGAGTCCGCAGGCGGCTAGTGCTGGTCAATGGGTTACAGGGTCGGTTACAACAAGTGCTGGCTCACGCAACTACAAATTATGGGTTCCTACCAATTATTCGGCGACAACTCCCACAGCCTTGGTGGTGATGCTGCATGGTTGTACCCAAACGCCCGATGATTTTGCCCGTGGCACTGAAATTAATGCCTTGGCTGATAGCCAGACATTTTTGGTGCTCTACCCTGAGCAACCAACCAGCAGCAATACCAATCGTTGCTGGCAATGGTGGGATTCACAGCACCAAGCGCGAGGAACTGGCGAGCCAAGCATCATCGCCGCAATGGTTAGCACAATTCAAGCGAGTTATAACGTTGATCCAAGTCGGCGCTATATTACAGGAATTTCGGCTGGCGCGGCGATGAGCGTGATCATGGGCGCGACCTATCCCGATATTTTTTCGGCAATTGGCGTGGTTGGCGGCTTGGAATATAAGGCTGCTACGAGTGTGCTGAACGTTTCGACGGCCATGCAATCGGGCGGCCCCAACCCCGAATCACAAGGTTTGGCAGCCTATCAAGCAATTAGCGCACGCTCGAATTTGGTGCGGGTGATAGTGGTTCATGGCACGGCAGACAGTGTCGTTACGCCGATCAACGGTCAACAAGTTGTGCAGCAATGGCTTACAACCAATGATTATCTTGATGATACCCAACGCAATAATTCGGTCGATGCCACGGTTGATCAGACCATTGCGGGCACTGTGCCTGGTGGTCGAAGCTACACGCGCACAATCTACAATAATGCGCTTAATCAACCAATTATTGAGCATTGGGCAGTCAACGGAATGGGTCATGCCTGGTCGGGTGGCAGCAGCGCTGGCTCGTACACCGACCCCCAAGGACCAAAAGCAACCAATGAATTTTGGCGTTTTTTTAGCCAAACCGCAGCTAACCCAACCCCAACCGTTACGCCAGCACCAAGCGTGACCAGCGTTCCGCCAACAGCAACGCCGATTAATCCGACAGCAACACCTCTTGTTCCCAGCCCAACGCCTAGCAATGGTCAAAATTTGCAGTTTCCGTCGTGGGGTTTGGAAGATGGCCTAGTTGCCCAAACCAGCTTGGGAGGTTATATATTAATTCCAAGTATGTATGTTGGCGATAGTGGCAGCACTAGCCTGCGCGGGATGCTCTCATTTGATACCTCGGCGATTCCCGATGGAGCGACGATTACCAGCGTAAACTTGACCTTGGCGTATGAGCAAAGTGCGATCGGCACACCTTGGACAGGGCTAGGAGCTTTGGTTGGTGACCTAAATCGCGGTTGTTTGAATTTGACATGTTATCTTGAATTAAGTGACTTTGCTGCGGCCACCACCGCCAACAATTCTATGAGCTTTCAGCAAACCCCTAATGGACTCAATGGTACTGCTAGTGCAGCAGGATTAAACGCAATCAACAAACAAGGTCGGACGCAAATTCGGCTACGCTTTGAAAATCTGACCAATGGCAATGTTCAAGCCGATTATTTACGAATTGCTGGCGGCGAGGCAATGCTAACTAGTTATCGTCCAGTGCTCACCGTAACCTATCAGCCTTAA
- the aceB gene encoding malate synthase A, with protein sequence MTDRQHGVKINAPITPAAAELLTEPALHFLAALHRTFDQTRRDLLLGRVERQSRLDAGETPDFLAETAHIRASDWQIAPIPDEIRNRRVEITGPIDRKMIINALNSGANVFMADCEDATTPSWDNLVSGQLNLRDAVNRTISFTNEAGKAYRLNEQVAVLFVRPRGWHLLEKHVTVDGEPLAGGLFDFGLYLFHNAKTLLERGSAPYFYLPKLESHREARLWNDVFVFAQKQLGLPHGSIKATVLIETILAAFEMDEILYELRDHSAGLNCGRWDYIFSCIKKFAKLQHFVLADRALVTMTSRFMRSYSLLAIKTCHRRGAHAMGGMAAQIPIKHDAQANAEALAKVQADKEREARDGHDGTWVAHPGLVPLAKAAFDALMPEANQIGKQLEVEITADDLLRFEPSAPITEQGLRKNISVGIQYIEAWLGGLGCVPLYNLMEDAATAEISRAQVWQWVHQPNGITEDFRKITLDWVRKLIVEELANIEQEVGAERYRNGHYDRASQLFDQLVANPNFTEFLTLPAYEQID encoded by the coding sequence ATGACCGATCGGCAACATGGCGTGAAAATCAACGCCCCTATCACCCCCGCTGCGGCGGAATTGTTGACGGAACCAGCTCTACACTTCTTAGCTGCCTTGCATCGCACCTTTGACCAAACTCGCCGCGACTTATTGCTCGGACGAGTGGAACGCCAAAGCCGGCTTGATGCAGGCGAAACCCCTGATTTTCTCGCTGAAACTGCCCATATTCGTGCTAGCGACTGGCAAATTGCGCCCATCCCCGATGAGATTCGTAATCGTCGCGTGGAAATTACTGGGCCAATCGATCGCAAAATGATCATCAATGCACTCAACTCTGGAGCCAATGTCTTCATGGCCGACTGTGAAGATGCGACCACTCCAAGCTGGGATAACCTGGTCAGCGGCCAATTGAACTTGCGCGATGCGGTCAATCGGACGATTAGCTTCACCAACGAAGCTGGCAAGGCCTATCGTTTAAACGAACAGGTGGCAGTGTTGTTTGTGCGGCCTCGCGGTTGGCACTTGCTCGAAAAACATGTCACGGTTGATGGCGAACCCTTGGCTGGTGGTTTGTTCGACTTTGGCTTGTATTTATTCCACAATGCCAAAACCTTGCTCGAACGTGGCTCTGCTCCTTACTTCTATCTGCCAAAACTCGAAAGCCATCGTGAAGCCCGTTTGTGGAATGATGTGTTCGTGTTTGCCCAAAAGCAGCTCGGCTTGCCCCATGGCTCGATCAAGGCAACTGTCTTGATTGAAACAATTTTGGCAGCTTTCGAGATGGACGAAATTCTGTATGAATTGCGCGACCATTCGGCTGGCCTAAACTGTGGCCGCTGGGATTACATCTTCAGCTGCATCAAGAAATTTGCCAAATTACAACATTTTGTGCTGGCTGATCGGGCTTTGGTAACGATGACCTCACGCTTTATGCGCTCATATTCATTGCTGGCGATCAAAACCTGCCATCGCCGTGGCGCTCACGCGATGGGTGGGATGGCTGCTCAAATTCCAATCAAGCACGATGCTCAAGCCAATGCTGAAGCCCTCGCTAAAGTGCAAGCCGATAAAGAGCGTGAAGCCCGCGACGGTCACGACGGTACTTGGGTCGCTCACCCAGGTTTGGTTCCTTTGGCCAAGGCTGCCTTTGATGCCTTGATGCCTGAAGCTAACCAAATTGGCAAGCAACTTGAGGTTGAAATTACTGCCGATGATTTGCTGCGCTTCGAGCCATCAGCGCCGATTACCGAGCAAGGCTTGCGCAAAAATATCAGCGTTGGCATCCAATATATCGAAGCCTGGCTTGGTGGTTTAGGCTGCGTGCCGCTCTACAACTTGATGGAAGATGCAGCGACTGCTGAAATCTCCCGTGCTCAAGTTTGGCAATGGGTGCATCAACCCAATGGCATCACCGAGGATTTTCGCAAAATCACCCTCGATTGGGTGCGCAAGTTGATCGTCGAAGAACTGGCCAATATCGAACAAGAAGTTGGCGCAGAACGCTATCGCAACGGTCATTATGATCGGGCTAGCCAATTGTTTGATCAACTGGTTGCTAACCCAAACTTTACCGAATTTCTCACGCTTCCCGCTTACGAACAAATCGATTAA
- the aceA gene encoding isocitrate lyase: protein MNTTNGISTTELERGWATDARWQGIQRDYTAEDVVRLRGSVIIEQTLARMGAERLWDLLHSEDYVHALGALTGNQAMQMVKAGLKAIYLSGWQVAADANMAGQMYPDQSLYPANSVPQVVKRINQTLQRCDQIYHSEAKDGTYWFAPIVADAEAGFGGPLNAFEMMKAMIEAGAAGVHFEDQLSSEKKCGHLGGKVLIPTSHFIRTLQAARLAADVMDVPTLVVARTDANGAYLLTSDVDPRDREFCTGERTPEGFFCIRGGIDSAIARGLAYAPYADLIWCETSTPDLEEARKFAEAIHAQYPGKLLAYNCSPSFNWKRNLDDATIAKFQSELGAMGYKFQFITLAGFHALNYSMFDLATGYRDQGMSAYVQLQQAEFNRESEGYTAVKHQREVGTGYFDLVAQAVSGGMSSTTALSGSTEHEQFVGAH from the coding sequence ATGAACACCACGAACGGTATCTCAACAACAGAACTGGAACGGGGTTGGGCAACGGACGCACGTTGGCAGGGGATTCAGCGCGATTACACAGCCGAAGATGTTGTGCGCTTGCGCGGTTCAGTCATTATTGAGCAAACTTTAGCTCGCATGGGTGCTGAACGCTTGTGGGATCTCTTACACAGCGAAGATTACGTGCATGCGTTGGGTGCGCTGACTGGTAATCAAGCGATGCAGATGGTCAAAGCTGGCTTGAAGGCGATTTACTTGAGTGGCTGGCAGGTGGCCGCCGATGCCAATATGGCTGGGCAAATGTATCCCGATCAAAGCTTGTATCCCGCTAACAGTGTGCCCCAAGTCGTCAAGCGCATCAACCAAACCTTGCAACGCTGCGACCAAATTTATCATTCAGAAGCAAAAGATGGCACGTACTGGTTTGCGCCAATTGTTGCCGATGCTGAAGCTGGCTTTGGTGGCCCACTGAATGCCTTTGAAATGATGAAGGCCATGATCGAAGCTGGCGCGGCTGGGGTGCACTTTGAAGATCAATTATCATCAGAAAAGAAATGTGGCCACTTGGGCGGCAAAGTCTTGATCCCAACCAGCCACTTTATTCGCACGCTGCAAGCTGCCCGCTTGGCCGCCGACGTGATGGACGTACCAACTTTGGTCGTCGCTCGTACCGATGCCAATGGTGCATACCTCTTGACCAGCGACGTTGATCCACGTGACCGCGAGTTTTGTACAGGCGAACGCACCCCCGAAGGCTTCTTCTGTATTCGCGGTGGGATCGATTCAGCAATTGCCCGTGGCTTGGCCTATGCTCCATATGCCGACTTGATCTGGTGTGAAACCTCAACCCCAGATTTGGAAGAAGCGCGGAAATTTGCTGAAGCGATCCATGCTCAATATCCAGGCAAATTGTTGGCCTACAACTGCTCGCCATCGTTCAACTGGAAGCGCAACTTGGATGATGCCACGATTGCTAAGTTCCAAAGTGAACTTGGTGCGATGGGTTACAAGTTCCAATTCATCACCTTGGCTGGCTTCCACGCCTTGAACTACAGCATGTTCGATTTGGCAACAGGCTATCGCGACCAAGGCATGAGCGCCTATGTCCAATTGCAACAAGCTGAATTCAACCGCGAAAGCGAAGGCTATACCGCCGTCAAGCACCAACGCGAAGTTGGCACTGGCTACTTCGATTTGGTAGCTCAAGCAGTTTCAGGTGGGATGTCATCGACCACCGCTTTGAGCGGCTCGACCGAGCACGAACAATTTGTTGGAGCCCATTAG
- a CDS encoding shikimate kinase → MAQHRNVILIGMPGSGKSTLGILLAKALVFDFIDTDVVIQTRQHGRLIDILERLGAEQFCAVENQYCAELELDQYVVATGGSVIYSPDAMANFQRLGTIVYLSIELDELLPRITDMDSRGIVMQPGQSFADLYAERVPLYQQFANITVDCTGEDHEHTVSQIMAALNADN, encoded by the coding sequence ATGGCGCAGCATCGCAATGTGATTTTAATTGGCATGCCTGGCTCGGGCAAAAGTACATTAGGCATTTTATTGGCCAAAGCTTTGGTATTTGATTTTATCGATACCGATGTGGTGATTCAAACCCGCCAACATGGCCGCTTGATTGATATTCTCGAACGACTGGGGGCTGAGCAATTTTGTGCGGTCGAAAATCAATATTGTGCCGAACTAGAGCTTGATCAATATGTGGTAGCGACGGGCGGCAGCGTGATCTATAGCCCCGATGCTATGGCTAATTTCCAGCGGCTTGGCACAATTGTCTATCTTTCAATTGAATTAGATGAGCTGTTGCCAAGGATTACCGATATGGATTCACGGGGCATTGTCATGCAGCCAGGCCAAAGTTTTGCCGATTTATATGCCGAGCGCGTGCCACTTTATCAACAATTTGCCAATATTACCGTAGATTGCACTGGCGAAGATCACGAACACACCGTCAGCCAAATTATGGCCGCGTTAAACGCCGATAATTAA
- a CDS encoding aminoglycoside phosphotransferase family protein, whose translation MQIDPALAQAIEANSGFELAQVEFIGAGWFAQAYRFCSQAKHYVVRISKYYNDFLKDVYAYQHWGQQLPIPAILAHGQFADGWAYAISPHVAGQTIVSLEAAELRQIQPALFKSLHQLHQLKLGSVTGWGSVNSQGHGRYQSWAEEVLDIGNYKFDFDWHDWIKRDDQTGLLLRQGYRVMEQLLGSINPERHLIHRDFGFDNVLCQPPTIVAVLDWADFGYGDWVYDIAQQSCYGQAEIYLQSWLKFAQHHDLIPDNFEKRLHCYWLRMNLTDLIVSQLRNDWQWQREIVAELSWLIENPVVVRLDE comes from the coding sequence ATGCAGATTGATCCAGCATTAGCTCAAGCGATTGAGGCCAATTCCGGCTTTGAATTGGCCCAAGTGGAGTTTATCGGGGCAGGTTGGTTTGCCCAAGCCTATCGATTTTGCAGCCAAGCCAAGCACTATGTTGTGCGGATTAGCAAGTATTACAACGATTTCTTAAAGGATGTCTACGCCTACCAGCATTGGGGCCAACAGCTGCCAATTCCAGCAATTCTGGCGCATGGTCAATTTGCTGATGGCTGGGCCTACGCGATTAGCCCGCATGTTGCAGGCCAAACAATTGTCTCACTCGAAGCAGCAGAACTCAGGCAGATTCAGCCAGCACTCTTTAAAAGTTTGCATCAACTGCATCAACTTAAGCTAGGATCAGTCACTGGATGGGGTTCGGTCAACAGTCAAGGCCATGGCCGCTATCAATCATGGGCTGAAGAAGTTTTAGATATTGGCAACTACAAATTTGATTTTGATTGGCACGATTGGATTAAGCGCGACGATCAAACTGGGCTTTTGTTACGCCAAGGCTATCGCGTAATGGAACAATTGCTAGGCTCTATCAACCCTGAACGGCATTTAATTCATCGTGATTTTGGCTTTGATAATGTGCTCTGTCAGCCGCCAACAATTGTGGCGGTGCTCGATTGGGCCGATTTTGGCTATGGCGATTGGGTTTATGATATTGCCCAGCAAAGTTGTTATGGTCAAGCTGAAATCTATTTACAGTCATGGCTCAAATTTGCCCAGCACCACGATCTAATTCCTGATAATTTTGAAAAGCGTTTGCACTGCTATTGGCTGCGGATGAATTTGACCGATTTGATTGTGTCGCAGTTGCGCAACGATTGGCAGTGGCAACGTGAAATTGTGGCAGAATTAAGCTGGTTAATTGAAAATCCTGTGGTAGTGAGGCTAGATGAATGA
- a CDS encoding metallophosphoesterase codes for MVRKLSFWGLSISVWLAGMALLGGMFGWNLAWFKDWQWLAEQTGWRFWLSQWLFRALLCLPLVLGLLVLLHPLWLGRRVLAATKADLVVAAAPNAETLSRRRFMLEAGLLGGLVGYSSVIEPFNPEIVELELPIANLPSRFEGFKIVQLSDLHVCAYTPATDVARAVSLINQLDADIVAITGDFVDQHAKFADDATVPLRQLQAREGIFSVLGNHDYYTGDIDRMIWAIKRADLGLLINQHTIIRRGADRLNLVGLDDPKHDDGDGWSHSSIDPARAFAKLRASDPCITLLHNPIFAPSVVKAYGPQLILAGHTHGGQIWVPILTESVVRSRDHFVAGRYQLANSQIYVNRGWGFTGPPLRFAKRPEISVVRLTRGQESALRD; via the coding sequence GTGGTGCGTAAGCTGAGTTTTTGGGGGCTGAGTATCAGCGTTTGGCTGGCTGGTATGGCGCTGCTGGGCGGCATGTTTGGCTGGAATTTAGCATGGTTCAAAGATTGGCAGTGGCTGGCCGAGCAAACTGGCTGGCGTTTCTGGCTGAGCCAATGGCTTTTTCGGGCATTGCTCTGTTTGCCCTTAGTGCTTGGTTTGCTGGTATTGCTACATCCCTTGTGGCTTGGCCGCCGCGTACTTGCTGCAACTAAAGCCGATTTAGTGGTTGCAGCCGCTCCTAATGCCGAAACGTTAAGTCGGCGGCGTTTTATGCTTGAAGCTGGCTTATTGGGTGGTTTGGTTGGTTATAGCAGTGTGATTGAGCCATTCAACCCTGAAATTGTTGAGCTTGAGTTGCCGATTGCCAATTTGCCTAGCCGTTTTGAGGGCTTTAAAATTGTGCAATTAAGCGATTTACATGTCTGTGCTTATACTCCCGCCACTGATGTAGCCCGCGCCGTATCATTAATTAACCAGCTTGATGCTGATATCGTGGCGATCACTGGTGATTTTGTTGATCAGCATGCGAAATTTGCTGATGATGCAACTGTTCCGCTGCGCCAATTGCAAGCCCGCGAAGGCATTTTTTCGGTGCTCGGCAACCACGATTACTATACTGGCGATATTGATCGTATGATTTGGGCGATTAAACGAGCAGATCTTGGGCTGTTGATCAATCAGCATACGATTATTCGGCGTGGCGCTGACCGTTTAAATTTGGTGGGCTTAGATGACCCCAAACATGATGATGGTGATGGCTGGAGCCATAGCAGTATTGATCCGGCGCGAGCATTTGCCAAGTTACGGGCTAGCGATCCCTGCATCACGCTCTTGCATAACCCGATTTTTGCGCCAAGCGTGGTAAAGGCGTATGGGCCGCAGCTGATTTTGGCTGGCCATACTCATGGTGGCCAGATTTGGGTTCCAATCTTAACCGAAAGTGTTGTACGTTCGCGTGATCATTTTGTGGCTGGGCGCTATCAACTTGCCAATAGCCAAATCTATGTCAATCGTGGATGGGGGTTTACCGGGCCACCGCTGCGTTTTGCTAAGCGTCCCGAAATTAGCGTGGTGCGTTTAACAAGGGGGCAGGAGTCAGCTCTCAGGGACTAG
- the selD gene encoding selenide, water dikinase SelD, translating to MADREQIRLTELASCAGUAAKMGAGALSNLISSLRLPSSPQLLVGLDVSDDAAVYQLNQEQALVQTVDFFPPIVDDPYSFGAIAAANALSDVYAMGGKPILALAIAGFPRDLDPAIIQAIMQGGADKVAEAGAVLAGGHTIIDNEPKYGLCVTGLIDPALITRKAQAQAGDQLYLTKALGTGVISTASKRQVGEPADLAAAIESMLKLNRQAAEHIAALGTIRSATDITGFGLLGHGLELARNSGVGLQINSRALPLLPGAYRYAQAGIMPGGLHTNRAYVEQQMPVNYAETADPAHQALLYDPQTSGGLLIAVVAEHANALEQRFAQAGDPLWLIGEVIEQQVLEII from the coding sequence ATGGCTGATCGTGAACAAATTCGGCTGACTGAGCTAGCTTCTTGCGCTGGCTGAGCCGCCAAAATGGGGGCAGGTGCTCTCAGCAATTTAATTAGTAGCTTGCGTTTACCCAGCAGCCCGCAGCTTTTAGTTGGCCTCGATGTCAGCGATGATGCAGCGGTCTATCAACTTAACCAAGAGCAAGCGTTGGTGCAAACGGTGGATTTCTTTCCGCCGATTGTTGATGATCCCTATAGTTTTGGGGCGATTGCCGCTGCCAATGCGCTAAGCGATGTCTATGCCATGGGTGGCAAGCCGATTTTGGCTTTGGCGATTGCCGGATTCCCACGCGATTTAGATCCAGCGATTATTCAAGCAATTATGCAGGGCGGTGCAGATAAAGTTGCCGAAGCCGGAGCCGTATTAGCTGGCGGCCATACGATCATTGATAATGAGCCAAAATATGGCTTATGCGTGACTGGTTTAATCGATCCAGCCTTAATTACCCGCAAAGCCCAAGCCCAAGCGGGCGATCAGTTATACCTTACCAAAGCGCTCGGCACAGGCGTGATTAGCACCGCCAGCAAGCGCCAAGTTGGCGAGCCAGCAGATTTAGCAGCAGCAATCGAGAGCATGCTCAAACTCAATCGCCAAGCAGCCGAGCATATCGCGGCACTTGGCACAATTCGCAGCGCCACCGATATTACAGGATTTGGCTTGTTGGGCCATGGCTTGGAGTTGGCTCGTAATAGTGGGGTTGGGCTACAGATCAATAGTCGGGCCTTACCATTGTTGCCAGGAGCCTATCGCTACGCCCAAGCCGGAATTATGCCCGGTGGGTTGCATACCAATCGCGCTTATGTCGAGCAACAAATGCCAGTTAATTATGCAGAAACAGCTGATCCAGCCCATCAAGCCTTGTTATACGATCCCCAAACCTCGGGCGGCTTGTTAATTGCAGTTGTAGCCGAGCATGCCAATGCCCTCGAACAGCGTTTTGCCCAAGCTGGCGATCCACTTTGGCTAATTGGCGAGGTGATCGAGCAGCAAGTGCTTGAAATTATTTAA